The Hydrogenispora ethanolica nucleotide sequence GCGCTCAGCGGATTGAGGGCGCAGTTGTAGAGCAGCTTCGCCCAGAGCGTCTTGCCGATGGTCGCGGAGATCTTGCAGGGCAGGCCGCCGCGTTCCACCGTTTCGGCCAGCGGCCCCAGCCGTTGCAGGGACCCTTCGAACAGGCTGCCGATGGTGATGGGCGAGGAAAAGACGGTGATCTCGCTGATGTGCGGCTCGGGCCGGCGGAAGCCGATGGCGAAGCTGGCGGTGTAAATCCGCTCCCGCTCCAGGCAAGCGAAGAAGTGCCGTTCGTTCTGGAAGCCGTTCTGGCAGAGGATCAGGCAGCCGCCGGCGGCCCAGAGATCCGGGCCGGCCGCGGTCAGCTGCGCCGCGATGGCGGGGTTGGCCGTGGTCTTGGCGCAGATCAGAATGGCATCGTAGCCGGTCCGGCCGGTGGCGGCCGGGCTGTCGTAGACATGGACCCTGGCGGCGGGGATGGTCACCTCGGGGAAGATGCCGCGGCGGGCGATTCCCTTCTCCGCAATACTCTCCCGGGTGGCGCCGCGGGCGATCAGATCGACCTCCGCGCCGGCGTCATAGAGGGCCGCGGCCACGGCCAGTCCCACCGCGCCGCAGCCGATTAACATGATCTTCATGAATCGTTGCTTCCTTTTAAAATATCGTTGGTAAGCGTAACAATCGACTTAAAGATTACTGTCAGCGGTTCAGACAGCACTTCTTATATTTCTTGCCGCTGCCGCAGGGACAAGGATCATTCCGGCCGATCTTCACGACACTGCGGGGCTGAATGGCTGCTATTGAATTGGAGCTGTCCAAAAAAGCTTCCTCTTCGGGCATCCATTGAAATAAACCATCTTCCAAATTGATCTGATCCAGCCGGAGCTGTTCTTTTTCAATCTCCCCGCGCCATTGCTCCAGCTCGGGGAGGTCGACGCCGAGAATGCGGCAGGCGGCATAAAGTTCTTCCTCCAAGCTTAACATTTGCCGGTCATAACCGCGCCGGATCTTCTCCCGGACCGGTTCAATGCCACGGACGGATAATTGACGGCACAATCCCGAAGCTAAAGCCGTGGCTATCATTTCGTCCGTTTCCTGCGGCAGAAGCGTCAAGAGGTACTCCTCGCAGAGGGGCGATTTGATATTCCTCAGGACGCTGCTGCCCCAAAGTTTAAAATTCCATTCTTCATTGGGAAAAGCCTCGCCGATGGCTCGCGCCGCCGTATCGGCTCCTGTTTTGATCAGCGCGTCGGACGCGGTTTCATTGAGCAGATCGGCATCGCGACGAATATGATCCGTCCAAACCGGTATCCCTTGCGGCATGCGGAGTTCTCCGGCCAGCATATTAAGATAGACCGCATCATAACCATAATCTTCATCCGGAGCGAGCGCTTTTAACCGGCGGAGCATCTCGGCGTGGGGAACATCCGGACGGCCGGCGAGCTCCAGTACCAAGAATTCGCCGTGAGAGGAATCGAATTCATTCCAGTACGCCTCGTCATTGACGTGGCAGAAATCCAGCAAGTCCTCCCATAATTGCAGGGTGGGGATGGTTTGGAGTTCCAACCGTTTTTCAACCATGGCCTGGGATTCTGAAGAGAGCATGGCCAGGCGCTTCCGGAGAACGTCCCGGTTTAACAGGGACGGCGGGCTGTAAACGAGGAGATGCTCATAAGCAAAGCGGAGCCGCGGCTCGGACTCCGGCAAACGGTTGAAAATCTCATTCAGGGTCGCTTCGGTCCGGGTGAATTTGTCAGCGTTGGTGAGCATATGGCGGACTTCCCCCATACCGGGATAACGGTTGCAACACTCTAAGACGTATGGCATGAGGTCGGGATCGCGGTTGAAACTGTCCTTGAAATAGCGGAGGATAAATTCGCGGACCACCCGTTCCTCATGCAATAATAATGGTTTCAATTTTTCCGGCGCGATCACGATGGGTCTTCCTTTCCTAATAAAGATTAACGATAATTTCCCTTGAATGAAGCCAAGCTGGCGGGTTGAATCAGGAAGCCATCCGCTTCAGCAGCCGCTCGACGTGATGGATCAGCCGGTCCGCCACGTATTCGGCGTCTTCGGTCGCGAGCGTCGAATAGAGCGGCAGGGTGATCTCATTGGCATATTGCTGATAGGCGTTGGGATAGTCGGCGATGGAGTATCCCAGGCCCTGATAAAAGCTGAACATCGGCAACGGGACGAAATGGACGTTGGTGGCGATGCCCTCCTCGGCCAGGAGCTGGATGAGCCGGTCCCGCTGCTCCTCGGAGAAACCGGTAATCCGCAAGGGATACAGGTGATAGCAGGTTTCGGTGCCGCCCGCGGCCCGGAAGGGGAGCTTCGCCCATTCCTTGGTCAGCAGGGTCTCGGAGTACAGCTCGAAGAGAGCCCGGCGTTTGGCGACCATCGCGTCGAACCGTTCCAGCTGGCCCAGGCCGATGGCGGCCATGATGTCGGTCATGTTGCACTTGTAGCCGTCGGTGACGATGTCGTATTTCCAGGCGCCGGCCTTCATCTTGGACATGGCGTCCTTGGTCTGGCCGTGCAGCGCGGTCACCTTCAGCTCCTGATAGAGGTCGGCCTTGCCCCGGAAATGGTTGTCCCGGAAGGTGATGGCCCCGCCTTCGGCGGTGGTCAGGTTCTTGACCGCGTGAAACGAGAAGACGTGGAAGTCGAACTGCCCGCCGACCTTGGCCCCCTGATAGCTGGCGCCGAAGGAGTGGGCGGAGTCGGACAACAGGATGATATCCTCCCGCCCCTTGGCCCGCACCACCGCCCGGACGGCGTCATAATCCATGGGCACCCCGCCGAAATCGACCGTGCTGATGAGCTTGGTCCGGGGGGTGATCGCCTCGTACAGCCGCTGCTCGTCCAGGAAGAAGCTGTCCTGCTTGACATCCACGAAGACGGGCCGGATGCCCCGGTGGGTCATGATGCTGGCGGTGGCGGTATAGGTGTAGGGCGTGGTAATGGCCTCATCACCCTCCCGGAGGCCGAAGACCTTCAGGAGCAGCTCCATCCCGGCGGTGGCGCTGGAGATGGCCACCGCCTGCTCCACGCCGCAGTAATCCTTGAGATTGGCTTCGAACCGGGCCACCATCGGCCCGGAAGTGATCCAGCCGGAGCGGAGCACCGCGATGACCTGCTCTATCTCCAACTCGCTGATGTCCGGCGGCGAAAACGGGATCGTCTTGGTTCGCATGACTTGTCCATCCTTTACCGTTCTGGCGACATATTTTGCTTCATTTTGAGAGACTTTTGATCTTATCTATTGTAACACTTTCCGCCCGCGGCGGGGTAAGATTTTTCCGAAAAACATCGCCGGAAATCGCAACCCGCCCGGATCATCCCGGCCTCCCGGAGCGGTTGTGGAAGGATCGTCTCCTGACAAACAATGATTACGAGCGTAATATTTAAATCGGATTACGAATGTAATTGATAATGTCTCATCGCCGGAGCAATCGCTCCTTGCGCGAAACGCTTGGGTTCCAACCGGCGCCGGGGCCAAAACGAAAAGGAGTCCCCCATATGAAACGAATCTTGCTGCTGGGAATGGCCTTACTCTGCCTGGCCCTCCCGGTCCGCGCCGGGGGGACAGACCGGACCATCGAGCTGGCCCCGGTTGCCGACCGGATCTGGATGCATACGACATACTTCCCGTATAACGGCCAGCCGACCCCCTCCAACGGCCTGCTGGTCGAGACCGGGGAGGGGCTGGTCCTGATCGATACGCCCTGGACCGACCCGCAGACCGAGGCGCTGCTGGAATTGGCGGCGGCCAAGTTTCATCAGCCGGTGTTGCTGGCGGTGATCACTCACGCCCATACCGACCGGATCGGAGGCATCGCCACTCTGCTGCAATGGCGCATCCGCACGGTCAGTACCGCGCTGACCGCGCAGTTGGCGGCGGAGGCGGGGTATCCGCGGCCGGAAGCGGCCATCACCGCCGTGACCCAGGTCCTGGAGGCCGGCGGCATGCCGCTGGAAGTCTATTATCCCGGCCCGGCCCATACCCGCGACAACATTACCGTGTATTTGCCCCGGGCGAAGGTGCTGTTCGGCGGGTGCATCGTCAAGAGCCTGGCCAGCCGGGACCTGGGCAATGTGGCCGACGGCGACGCCGCCCAATACCCGGAGACCCTCCGTAAGCTGATGCGCAAGTACCCCGAGGCGCGGGCGGTGGTCCCGGGCCACGGCGCCTGGGGCGGCCCGGAACTGCTCCGCCACACCCTGGCGCTGGCGGAGCGCTGACTCTTTTTCCCGCCGCCGGACGCTTGCCAGGAGGGGCGGGAAATGGCTATAATGGATCTGCCGCAGCGATGGCGCCAATCGTCCGCCTTTTTCACAGCCATGATTCAGGGCAGCGAAGTTCCTGCGGAATATGGATTTCAGCGATAGCGGGCCGGGAGCCGCCATCTCCCGGCCGGATAAAGGAGGGGGCATCATGCCGAATATTCCCCGGATATCCGAGGCCGAATGGGAAGTCATGAAAGTACTCTGGGAGAATTCGCCGCTGACCGCCAACCAGATCATCGAAAGCCTGGCCGGCAAGACGAGCTGGAAGCCGAAGACGGTGAAGACGCTCATCAGCCGGCTGCTCAAGAAGGACGCCATCGGCTTCGAGAAGGACGACCGGACCTATCATTATTCCCCCCGGGTTTCCAAGGAGGAATGCACCCGGGCCGAGAGCCGTTCCTTCCTGGACCGGGTCTATGGCGGCGAGCTCAATGCGCTGCTGGCCGGGTTCATCGGCGAGCAAAAGCTGTCCGAGGAAGAGATCGCCGAGCTCAAACGGATGCTCGACCGCTTATCGGACTGAGCGCGAAAGGATGTGCCCGGAATGTGGTTTCAGCCCTTTTGGTCCTGGCTATTGAATACCTCGCTGATGGGAGCGGTCCTGACCGGGGTCATCCTGTTGTTCCAGGCCGCGCTGGGCCGGCGGATGGATGCCCGCTGGCGTTACGGGCTGTGGTTGCTGCTGCTGATCCGGCTGCTGCTGCCGGCCGCCCCCGCCAGCCCCTGGAGCGTTTACCATCTGGTGGACCCCTGGCGGCACTGGTTCGCCCATTCGGCCACCGGGGCCGGGCCGGCGGCGCGTTTCGCGGCGGAGCGCCGGGGCATGTCGTTCCAGGGGCCGGGCGGGTTGAGCGATGCCGAGGTGGGAGTGCGCCGGGTGAATCATCAGCCCGTTCTGTTCCTGATCTGGCTGGCCGGAGCGGCCGGGTTCGGGGCCTATTGGGTCCGGCTGAACCTGCGGACCGCCCGCCGGCTGCGCGACCGGCGGCCGGTGACGGATGAGGCCGCCCGGCAACTGCTGGCCCGCTGCCGGGCCAGGATGGGCATCCGCGCTCCCATTGCGCTGCTGGAGACGGACCGCCTCCGGACCCCGGCGCTTTACGGGATCACCGCGCCGGCGCTGCTGCTCCCGGCCGGGCTTGCCGCCAGGATAACCCCCGGCCAACTGGAAGGGATCTTTCTGCATGAATTGGCTCACTATAAACGCCGCGACCCCCTGGTTCAGGGAATCGGCTGCCTGCTCCAGGCCATACACTGGTTCAACCCGGTGCTCGCCTACGCTTTTCACCGGATGCGCGCCGAGCGCGAAGCGGCCTGCGACGCGCTGGCCCTGTCGTACCTGGAGCCCCGGCAATACCGGGAGTATGGGGCGGCGCTCCTGTTCTTTCTGGAGAAACCGGCTCCTCCCGAGGCCTGCGGGACCGTGTCGCTCCTGGGAGAGCAGGCCGGCCTCAAACGGCGGATCGCCGGGATCGCCGGTTTCCGGCGGCGCGGCTTGGGTCAACGGCTCTATGGCGGGCTGCTGCTGGCGTTCATCGGCGCTCTGGCGCTGACCAACGCCAACGCCTTCGCGCCGCCGGTCCCGGAGCGACCCCGGCCGGAACGGGTGCGGCCCGTCGACTGGGCCGCCGACTTCCGGGGCTACCAGGGGTGCTTTGTCCTGTTGGACCGGGCGACGAACGAATATACGATCTATAACGAGGCGCAGGCCCGGGAACGGGTGTCGCCCGATTCGACCTTTAAGATCTGCGCCGCGTTGCTGGGACTGGAGCATGGGGCCATTATCGGCCGGGATACCGGTTTGAAATGGGACGGCACGATCTATCCCATTCCCGCCTGGAACCACGATCAGACGCTGGCTTCGGCCATGGCCGCCTCGGTGAACTGGTATTTCGAAACGCTCTGCCGGCGAGTGGGCCCCGTCAAGCTGCGCCGCGATCTGCGAGCGCTGGACTACGGCAATGCCGACGTTTCGGACGGCTCCGCCGCTTTCTGGCTGGAGTCGTCGCTGAAAATCTCGCCCCTGGAACAAGTGGCCTTCCTGCGGAAGCTGGCGGAGGGCGGCCTGCTTCTGGCGCAGCGGCACGCCGCGACGGTCCGGGAGGCCATTCCGGCCGTGGCGCGGCAAGGCGCGGTCCTGGCCGGCAAGACCGGCAGCGGCCTGGTCAACGGCAAGTATGTCCGGGGCTGGTTCGTGGGGTATCTTCAGTCCCGGGGCCGGCAGTATTGTTTTGCAACCTATCTTCAGGGGGACGGCGTCGACGGCAAGCGGGCCCGCGAGCTGACGTACCGGCTCCTGGCCCGGCAAAACCTCTGGTAGCGCGGGCGGTTCCCCCGGCACTGCGAGGAGGAGCGGCAATTGAGTTCTTACGTTGCCCCGGGAAATTCATATGTCCGAGGGAGATCAGGCAATGGAACCGGTCAGACAGTACGGAAAAAAACAGTCGTTTGCTACGGCTGTTTTTTTATTTGGGTGGCCCCGGCGGAGCGGACGGATGGGAGGCCGAGGGAATCCATGACGGTCCAATGGGGCATTTGTTGAGTAAAACTTGCTTAAGCTGGAGTTTTATGTTAAAATTTATGACATAAACATTACACGTTTCGGGGATGAGCGTATGGTTGAACAGGCCGTTCCCTTTGTGGCAATGAAGGGAATCACCAAGTATTTTACCAATGTCAAGGCGAACGACGGCGTCAGCATCGATGTCCGGCACGGTGAGATCCTGGCGATCCTGGGTGAGAACGGGGCCGGCAAAACGACGCTGATGAATATCCTGTACGGTCTCTATGCGCCAAGCGCCGGCCAGATCTTCATCGACGGCTCCGAGGTGGCCATCGCCTCGCCCAAAGACGCCATCGCCAAGGGCATCGGCATGGTGCATCAGCATTTTATGCTGGTGCCCAGCCATTCGATTGTGGAGAACATCATCCTGGGGATGGATGAGAACCGGGGCATCCTGCGCCTGAAGCAAGAGGCGGCCAAGATCGGCCGGCTGGCGGCGGAGCTCGGTTTCGAGATCGATCCGTACCGCAAGGTGAAGGAACTTCCCGTCGGCGTGCAGCAACGGGTGGAGATCCTGAAGGCGATCTACCGCGGCGCCCGCCTGCTGATTATGGATGAGCCGACGGCGGTGCTGACGCCCCAGGAGATTCAGGAACTC carries:
- a CDS encoding ketopantoate reductase family protein, with amino-acid sequence MKIMLIGCGAVGLAVAAALYDAGAEVDLIARGATRESIAEKGIARRGIFPEVTIPAARVHVYDSPAATGRTGYDAILICAKTTANPAIAAQLTAAGPDLWAAGGCLILCQNGFQNERHFFACLERERIYTASFAIGFRRPEPHISEITVFSSPITIGSLFEGSLQRLGPLAETVERGGLPCKISATIGKTLWAKLLYNCALNPLSAVLRTDYGGLARSADAVFIMDRVIEEIFAVMQAAGYSTFWEDAAAYKEAFYGQILPLTHRHRSSTLQDIERRIPTEIDSLSGVIVRLGTEHGIATPYNAMLFRLIKAAESLYE
- a CDS encoding YecA family protein — its product is MIAPEKLKPLLLHEERVVREFILRYFKDSFNRDPDLMPYVLECCNRYPGMGEVRHMLTNADKFTRTEATLNEIFNRLPESEPRLRFAYEHLLVYSPPSLLNRDVLRKRLAMLSSESQAMVEKRLELQTIPTLQLWEDLLDFCHVNDEAYWNEFDSSHGEFLVLELAGRPDVPHAEMLRRLKALAPDEDYGYDAVYLNMLAGELRMPQGIPVWTDHIRRDADLLNETASDALIKTGADTAARAIGEAFPNEEWNFKLWGSSVLRNIKSPLCEEYLLTLLPQETDEMIATALASGLCRQLSVRGIEPVREKIRRGYDRQMLSLEEELYAACRILGVDLPELEQWRGEIEKEQLRLDQINLEDGLFQWMPEEEAFLDSSNSIAAIQPRSVVKIGRNDPCPCGSGKKYKKCCLNR
- a CDS encoding DegT/DnrJ/EryC1/StrS family aminotransferase is translated as MRTKTIPFSPPDISELEIEQVIAVLRSGWITSGPMVARFEANLKDYCGVEQAVAISSATAGMELLLKVFGLREGDEAITTPYTYTATASIMTHRGIRPVFVDVKQDSFFLDEQRLYEAITPRTKLISTVDFGGVPMDYDAVRAVVRAKGREDIILLSDSAHSFGASYQGAKVGGQFDFHVFSFHAVKNLTTAEGGAITFRDNHFRGKADLYQELKVTALHGQTKDAMSKMKAGAWKYDIVTDGYKCNMTDIMAAIGLGQLERFDAMVAKRRALFELYSETLLTKEWAKLPFRAAGGTETCYHLYPLRITGFSEEQRDRLIQLLAEEGIATNVHFVPLPMFSFYQGLGYSIADYPNAYQQYANEITLPLYSTLATEDAEYVADRLIHHVERLLKRMAS
- the bla gene encoding subclass B1 metallo-beta-lactamase encodes the protein MKRILLLGMALLCLALPVRAGGTDRTIELAPVADRIWMHTTYFPYNGQPTPSNGLLVETGEGLVLIDTPWTDPQTEALLELAAAKFHQPVLLAVITHAHTDRIGGIATLLQWRIRTVSTALTAQLAAEAGYPRPEAAITAVTQVLEAGGMPLEVYYPGPAHTRDNITVYLPRAKVLFGGCIVKSLASRDLGNVADGDAAQYPETLRKLMRKYPEARAVVPGHGAWGGPELLRHTLALAER
- a CDS encoding BlaI/MecI/CopY family transcriptional regulator encodes the protein MPNIPRISEAEWEVMKVLWENSPLTANQIIESLAGKTSWKPKTVKTLISRLLKKDAIGFEKDDRTYHYSPRVSKEECTRAESRSFLDRVYGGELNALLAGFIGEQKLSEEEIAELKRMLDRLSD
- a CDS encoding BlaR1 family beta-lactam sensor/signal transducer, encoding MWFQPFWSWLLNTSLMGAVLTGVILLFQAALGRRMDARWRYGLWLLLLIRLLLPAAPASPWSVYHLVDPWRHWFAHSATGAGPAARFAAERRGMSFQGPGGLSDAEVGVRRVNHQPVLFLIWLAGAAGFGAYWVRLNLRTARRLRDRRPVTDEAARQLLARCRARMGIRAPIALLETDRLRTPALYGITAPALLLPAGLAARITPGQLEGIFLHELAHYKRRDPLVQGIGCLLQAIHWFNPVLAYAFHRMRAEREAACDALALSYLEPRQYREYGAALLFFLEKPAPPEACGTVSLLGEQAGLKRRIAGIAGFRRRGLGQRLYGGLLLAFIGALALTNANAFAPPVPERPRPERVRPVDWAADFRGYQGCFVLLDRATNEYTIYNEAQARERVSPDSTFKICAALLGLEHGAIIGRDTGLKWDGTIYPIPAWNHDQTLASAMAASVNWYFETLCRRVGPVKLRRDLRALDYGNADVSDGSAAFWLESSLKISPLEQVAFLRKLAEGGLLLAQRHAATVREAIPAVARQGAVLAGKTGSGLVNGKYVRGWFVGYLQSRGRQYCFATYLQGDGVDGKRARELTYRLLARQNLW